Sequence from the Methanosarcina siciliae T4/M genome:
TGTCGCCATCCTGCTGACAATAGCCCCGTTCATTTTTCCGATAATAATGACCGCTCTTGGCTTGCTCATCGGCATGGTCCAGGCCTACATTTTCAGTGTCCTGGCTACGGTTTACATTACTGCCGCTACGCGAACAAGCAAGTCCAGACGGGAAACCGGAGAGCAAGAATTGAAACAATAACTCTTGACGACAGGAGGAGACACCATGACTCTTGATACTTATACGACTGTAATCGCGGTGGCATCAATTGCCACCTCCGGCTTAACGATAGGCATTGGAGTTCTCGGGCCTGCAATTGGGGAAGGGCGGGCTGTTGCAACGGCGCTAAGTTCCCTGGCACAGCAACCCGATGCTTCCGCAACCATTACCAGGACCCTTTTCGTGGGCCTGGCTATGATAGAGTCCCTGTCTATCTATTGTTTTGTGGTCTCGATGATTCTGATCTTCGCCAATCCATTCTGGAATACAGCAATTGCCTGAGCTGCAGAGGAACACCGTCCATGCTGATCGATTGGTTCACTGTTATTGCTCAGGTGCTTAACTTCCTCATACTGGTGTGGTTGCTGAAGCGCTTCCTTTACAGGCCTATTCTCAACGCTATCGATGCGCGTGAGAAGAGGGTCGCAGCTGAACTTGCAGATGCCGATGCGAAAGAGGCAGAGGCGCAAAAAGAAAAAGAAGAGTTCAGGCGTAAGAACGAAGAGTTCGACCGGCAGCGTGCTGCACTCCTGAACAGGGCAAAGGATGAAGCGAAAGCCGAAAGTCAGCGGCTTTTCGAAAAAGTCCGGAAAGAAGCCTCCGATTTGAGGGCAAAGCAGCAGGAGACATTGAGAAATGACAAACGGAACTTAAATCGAGCAATCAGCCGGCGGGCTCAGCAGGAAGTCTTTGCTATTGCTCGAAAAGCACTGCAGGACCTGGCTGGAAGGGAGCTGGAAGAACGCACAGTTGACACGTTTGCCAAAAAGTTGCGCGAACTTGGAGGTAAAGAGAAAGAGCAGCTGGTCTCTGTGCTTGCCACGGCTTCAAGCCCGGTGCTTGTTCGCACTGCATTCGATCTTCCGCAGGCGCAGCGTGACCTGGTAAAAAAGACGATTAAAGAAACTCTTGGCATCGAGGTTCAAGCCCGTTTCGAGACCGTACCGGATCTTGTCAGTGGTATTGAGTTAACCGCAAACGGGCAAAAAGTGGCCTGGAGCATCGCAGGTTATCTCTCATCGCTGGAAGAAGGCATAGATGAGCTCCTGCAAGAGCAACCCCGGAGTGAGGCCCGGACCGAACCTGTGCTTAAACAGGGTGAAACTGAGTCGAAAACCGAACCCAAGGCCAGAGCCAGGTCTGAGTCAACATCTGATATATCTGAGCCTGAACAGAAATCTGAGCCTGAACAGAAATCTGAACCTGAACAGGAATCTGGGACAGGACCGGAATCTGAGACTAAAATAGTAAATCCCGAACCGGAGTCCGAATAACGAGTCGATTAACATGGAACCTGAAAGTCTAAAGGATGTTTTTAACAACGCTTTTAATGAAATAAACCAGGTGCGTAAATCATCCGCTCCGACTCTCACTCCACGGGAAGTGGGCACTATCCTGACAGTCTCCACAGACATCGCCAATGTCTCCGGCCTCCCCGGTGTGGGTTACGAGGAGCTTGTCAAGTTCCCGGGCGACGTGTTCGGGATTGCGTTTAATGTGGACGAAAAAGAAATCGGGGTCATTCTACTGGGTGAATACTCACATCTGCATGCGGGAGATGAAGTCGAACGCACCGGCCGGGTTATGGATGTGGCCGTAGGTGAAGGCCTGCTCGGGCGCGTTATCGACCCTCTCGGTCGGCCACTCGATGGTAAAGGATCTGTAGTCTCCAGCAATCGCTTGCCTATCGAACGCCCCAGCGCGCACATTATGGATCGTGCTCCAGTCAAAGTGCCTCTCCAGACCGGCATCAAAGTTATCGATGCATTGATACCGGTCGGACGCGGCCAGCGAGAGTTGATCCTGGGCGACCGCCAGACTGGCAAGACCGCAATTGCAATCGATACCATCCTTAACCAGCGCGATTACAATGTCCTGTGCGTTTATTGCGCCATAGGTCAGCGCGCATCAGCAGTTGCCAGGGCAGTAGCAACCCTGCGAGAAAAGGGTGCAATGGATTATACCGTTGTCGTCGTGACCGAAGGCAACGATCCGTCCGGTCTGACCTATATCGCTCCTTACGCTGCGACCAGCATTGCGGAGTATTTTATGGAAGCGGGCCGGGATGTGCTGATCGTTTACGACGATTTAACCAATCATGCACGCGCTTATCGCGAACTCTCCCTCCTCCTTCGACGTCCTCCGGGGCGCGAAGCATATCCGGGCGATATCTTTTATATCCACTCACGGTTACTGGAACGTGCAACCCATCTGCTCGACGAACTCGGGGGTGGTTCACTTACCGCACTTCCTATTATCGAAACCGAAGCCCAGAATATTGCCGCCTATATTCCAACTAACCTTATTTCTATCACTGACGGGCAGATCTATCTTTCACCCTCGCTTTTCGAACTAGGGGTGCTGCCTGCAGTTGATGTCGGCAAATCCGTTTCTCGTGTAGGCGGCAAAGCACAACTTGCTGTTTACCGCGGGGTGGCCGGTTCCCTGAAACTTGCCTATTCACAGTTTGAAGAACTCGAAGCGTTTACCCGGTTTGGCGCCAGGCTTGATGAAAACACCCGCAAGATTATCGAGCATGGGCGAAGAATCCGTGCCCTTCTCAAGCAGCCGGAATTCTCTCCTGTACCCGTGCCCGAACAAATCGTCATCCTGCTTGCGCTGGATGCAAGACTCTTTGACAGCGTGCCGCTTGACCGGATAATAGACGCTGAACATTCCCTGCGTGAGGCTGTCGTGGATATCCCGGCGGAAGTACGCGAGCGATTCAATGCCGATGCAGAATTGAGCAACAAGGACCGTGAAATAATTTTTGAGATTGCACGCAAAGCAGTAGAACGCTTCCAGCCTGAGTCCAAACCTGTTACTAAGCCGGAAGTCAAAACCGAAGCCAAATCCAGGCAGGAAAATATGGAAAACTTATGAGCGAAACCACGGAAAGTCTGCGCAAAAAGATCGATAGAGCAAACGAGCTTCAATCCGTCGTCCGTACGATGAAAGCCCTGGCGGCCTCAAGTATAGGGCAATACGAGAAATCGGTGAGTTCGCTGTCTGATTACTATCGCACAGTGGAACTGGGATTGGAGGTGTGCTTTCGGGAAATTGCACTTTCCGTTCCCGCAGGGCGTCCAGAGCCGAAGAATTCCGGTAGTGTTGCTGCGGTCGTGTTCGGTTCGGATCAGGGACTTGTGGGCCAGTTCAATGACATTATAGCCGATTATGCGGTCAAGAAACTGGCGGATTTGCCGGGCAAGCCCCGGGTCTGGGCTGTCGGGGAACGTGTTTATTCGCGGTTGACAGATGCGGGTTTGCCCCTGATCGGACTCTTTACAGTCCCGAATTCCGTCAAAGGTATTACTCCGCTCATAGGACAGATTCTTGTGGAAAACGAAAAATTCCGCAACAAGGATGAAAACGCTGAACTTCACCTGTTTTACAACCGCCACAAAACCCGAGCTACCTATGAGCCTGTTAGTCAGCGCCTGCTGCCCCTGGACGAGACCTGGCGGCGCGATCTGGTTAAAAGTCCCTGGCCAACAAAGAACCTGCCTGAGATAATGGGAGATCGCACGGAGACTTTGAGGGCACTCATCCGGGAATATCTTTTCGTTTCTCTTTTCCGGGCATGTGCCGAGTCTCTTACGAGTGAAAATGCAAGCCGTCTGGCTGCGATGCAGCGCGCTGAAAAAAATATCGATGAATTACTGGAAGATTTCAGAGGGTCATTTTACCGCCTGCGCCAGAGTGGAATTGACGAAGAACTGTTTGAAGTCATCGCCGGCTTTGAAGCGCTGTCCCGATCTCATAGTTCCGACTGAAGGGAAACTTTCAGGTATCACAACCTTATCTATACATGATCTGTGCAGAAAGTGAGAAATAGCAGATTTTACTCTTCGGATAATTATTTATTTTCCGAAATAAACTTTATATTATGAGCTGGTATGGGATAGATGCGGTGGATAAGGCTGTTTCAAGAACAAGAACAGCCCTTTTCGAGCCTTTCGATTTCTGGAAATGGGTAAAGCTTGCAATCATCATCTTTTTTGTTGGCGGGATGGGATACAATTACGGAGGTTCGGGCACCAACTATCAGCTGAGCTCCGAAGATGTCAGAAACGATATCTTGAACATTGATCCGGGAAGGATCGTTGACTTTCCTTCCGGCATATCCTGGCTTGGCCTTAATTATACTGAGTCAACCTCTTTCCTGGGAATTATAGCTGCAATAATAGCTTTTTTTCTTCTTTTAGCTCTGATTTTTTCCTATATTTCCAGTGTCATGGAGTTTGTTTTTGTGGAATCACTGGTAAAGAACGAGGTATTTTTCTGGGCTTATTCAAAAAAATTCATGGGTAAGGGTTTCAATCTTTTACTCGTACGTTTAGCCCTTGCGCTGATTTTCTTTGTACTCTTTGCACTGGCTTTCCTGCCTTTTATTTCGATAATCCTCAAGGAGTCCTCTGACTTTTCTTTTCCTCTTTTGATAGGTGGACTATTCTGGTTTTTTGTTGTAGTTATTCTGCTTGCCCTGCTCGGAGCAGTCGTAAATTCCTTCATAAGTCTTGCAATTCCCCTCGCCATTTACAGGGAAACCGGTATTCTTTCGGCTTTGAAGATGGTCTACAAGAATTTCAGAAAAAGCTGGCAGCAAGTCCTGGTTTACTGGTTTATCAGAATCCTTCTAGGAATCGGGGTAACCATCCTGGCAGTAATCATTTTCGGACTGCTGGTACTGGGACTGATTATTCTTTTCCTTATTATCGACGGAATTCTGTATTTCCTCCTCTCGACTTTCATATCAGAGCCCCTTAACTGGATACTCCTTATCCCCCTCGCCATTGTAGAACTGCTGCTGATCTTCGTAACTCTGATGTTGCTGAGCGTACCACTTGTAGTTTTCCTGAAGTACCATTTGCTTAGCTTCCTTGAAGCCTGGTTTGCCGACGCAAATATTCCTTTCTTCGACAAAGTTACCGGAGAACCGGAAACAGGAATCGGGCCGGGACCGGATGAATCGATATCATCTGAACCAAAGTCAGATGAACTGGAATCCGGTGGATTTGAATCCGGTAAATCGGAGCAAGATGAATCTAAGTCAGGTGAATTGGAACCTGAAATATCTGAAACCGGTTAATCAAAGCCTGTGATTTTCAGGTAATAATATAGCTTCCTGATCTAACTGTGATCTGGTAGAAACCTGACGGATTTCTCTGTATCCGCAGCGTAAAAATCCGGGAGTTGATAAACATGATTACGACTCGCCAAATCCTTGTATCATGTTCATCAAGCATATTAGCTACTTTTAGGTATAAGGAAAATATAAAAATGAACACTGTTAAATGCTAAAGTCAATTATACTCAATGATAGATAAGCACACATATTCCACAATGAATTTTACAGAAATTATTCAAGGGAGCCTGTTATGAATCTTAAAAACTTAATTTGTTTTTTTTTGTTGATTGTAATTGCGACTGTCACCGGTCCCGGATGCGTCTCTGAGGGCGATAACATGTCTGAAGAGGAAACCGGAAACATCGAAGACATTGAAGGTCTCTGGCTTGGAACACTTCAGGTTCAGGCCGGAATGGAATTAAGGCTTTTATTTAATATTTCAACCATGTCTGATGGCTCTGTTAATGCCACCATGGACAGCCTTGACCAGGAAGTTAGCGGCATCCCTGTAGAGTCGGTTAACTATAAGGATAGAAATCTGCGCCTGGGAGTGAAATCTGTTGGAGGCGTTTTTGAAGGGAAACTTAAAGGGGACGGAAAAACTCTCGAAGGAGAATGGAAACAGTTAGGGTCAACTTTTCCGCTTGTACTTTCCCGTATTGAGGAAAAACCTGACACTCGCAGAGCCCAGGACCCTGTTAAACCCTATCCTTACGATGAAGAAGAAGTCTTTTATGAAAATACAGAAGCAGGAGTAACGCTGGCAGGGACTTTAACCCTCCCCCGTTCGGAGGAGCCGTTTCCGGCAGTAATTCTCATAACAGGTTCAGGTGCCCAGAACCGGGATGAAGAGATTATGGGACACCGCCCGTTCCTTGTGCTTTCGGATTATCTGACCCGTCGGGGTATTGCCGTCCTCCGGATCGACGACCGGGGTGTCGGAGGGTCAACCGGAAGCTTCTCGCAGGCCACTACCGAAGATTTTGCAGGGGATGTGCTCGCCGGGATTGAGTACCTGAAAAGCCGCGAAGAAATAGACCCTTCCCGGATCGGGCTTATCGGGCACAGCGAAGGAGGCTTGATTGCCCCGATAGTGGCTGTGAAGTCACCTGATGTTGCATTCATAGTGCTGATGGCAGGCCCGGGTATTCCCGGAGAAGAGATTCTGTACCTCCAGAGCGATCTTATTTCCAGGGTAGAAGGTGTAGACAATGAAACTATAGCCCGGAATTATGCGTTTATGAAAAGCGTGTACTCTGTGGCAAAAGAGGAACAGAATGATACTATTGCCGCAGAAAAACTTCGGAAGCTTATAATGGATGAAGTGGCAAACATGAGCGAAGAAGAAAAACAGAAATCCGGCTACTCTGAAGCTAACTTGGATGTCCGGGTTAACGCTCAGGTCCAGACTCTCATCTCGCCCTGGATGCGCTTTTTCCTGACATACGACCCAAAACCTACCTTGATGCAGGTTAAATGCCCTGTTCTTGCGATAAACGGTGAAAAAGACCTCCAGGTGCCGCCTGAAGAAAATCTGAAGGCAATCGAGGAAGCCCTCAAAGCAGGAGGGAATGAGGACTACACGGTAAAGGAACTGCCAGGGCTCAATCATTTATTCCAGACCGCTCAGACAGGGTCTCCTTCCGAGTACGCGACTATTGAAGAAACAATCTCTCCGACTGCTTTGGAAGTGATAGGGGACTGGATTTCGGAGCACACGCAGGAAAAGTGATCCGACAGGTAACCACCGGGAAAAGAGTGTTTTAGGAGGGTGGGAGAGTATTAGTGTACAGGAGGAAATGAAGACATTTTATTGCCACGAAATGTCATTTTCTTTCAGTATTTTTCCC
This genomic interval carries:
- a CDS encoding F0F1 ATP synthase subunit C; translated protein: MTLDTYTTVIAVASIATSGLTIGIGVLGPAIGEGRAVATALSSLAQQPDASATITRTLFVGLAMIESLSIYCFVVSMILIFANPFWNTAIA
- a CDS encoding F0F1 ATP synthase subunit B family protein, with the translated sequence MLIDWFTVIAQVLNFLILVWLLKRFLYRPILNAIDAREKRVAAELADADAKEAEAQKEKEEFRRKNEEFDRQRAALLNRAKDEAKAESQRLFEKVRKEASDLRAKQQETLRNDKRNLNRAISRRAQQEVFAIARKALQDLAGRELEERTVDTFAKKLRELGGKEKEQLVSVLATASSPVLVRTAFDLPQAQRDLVKKTIKETLGIEVQARFETVPDLVSGIELTANGQKVAWSIAGYLSSLEEGIDELLQEQPRSEARTEPVLKQGETESKTEPKARARSESTSDISEPEQKSEPEQKSEPEQESGTGPESETKIVNPEPESE
- a CDS encoding alternate F1F0 ATPase, F1 subunit alpha, with the protein product MEPESLKDVFNNAFNEINQVRKSSAPTLTPREVGTILTVSTDIANVSGLPGVGYEELVKFPGDVFGIAFNVDEKEIGVILLGEYSHLHAGDEVERTGRVMDVAVGEGLLGRVIDPLGRPLDGKGSVVSSNRLPIERPSAHIMDRAPVKVPLQTGIKVIDALIPVGRGQRELILGDRQTGKTAIAIDTILNQRDYNVLCVYCAIGQRASAVARAVATLREKGAMDYTVVVVTEGNDPSGLTYIAPYAATSIAEYFMEAGRDVLIVYDDLTNHARAYRELSLLLRRPPGREAYPGDIFYIHSRLLERATHLLDELGGGSLTALPIIETEAQNIAAYIPTNLISITDGQIYLSPSLFELGVLPAVDVGKSVSRVGGKAQLAVYRGVAGSLKLAYSQFEELEAFTRFGARLDENTRKIIEHGRRIRALLKQPEFSPVPVPEQIVILLALDARLFDSVPLDRIIDAEHSLREAVVDIPAEVRERFNADAELSNKDREIIFEIARKAVERFQPESKPVTKPEVKTEAKSRQENMENL
- a CDS encoding F0F1 ATP synthase subunit gamma; translated protein: MSETTESLRKKIDRANELQSVVRTMKALAASSIGQYEKSVSSLSDYYRTVELGLEVCFREIALSVPAGRPEPKNSGSVAAVVFGSDQGLVGQFNDIIADYAVKKLADLPGKPRVWAVGERVYSRLTDAGLPLIGLFTVPNSVKGITPLIGQILVENEKFRNKDENAELHLFYNRHKTRATYEPVSQRLLPLDETWRRDLVKSPWPTKNLPEIMGDRTETLRALIREYLFVSLFRACAESLTSENASRLAAMQRAEKNIDELLEDFRGSFYRLRQSGIDEELFEVIAGFEALSRSHSSD
- a CDS encoding DUF7544 domain-containing protein — translated: MSWYGIDAVDKAVSRTRTALFEPFDFWKWVKLAIIIFFVGGMGYNYGGSGTNYQLSSEDVRNDILNIDPGRIVDFPSGISWLGLNYTESTSFLGIIAAIIAFFLLLALIFSYISSVMEFVFVESLVKNEVFFWAYSKKFMGKGFNLLLVRLALALIFFVLFALAFLPFISIILKESSDFSFPLLIGGLFWFFVVVILLALLGAVVNSFISLAIPLAIYRETGILSALKMVYKNFRKSWQQVLVYWFIRILLGIGVTILAVIIFGLLVLGLIILFLIIDGILYFLLSTFISEPLNWILLIPLAIVELLLIFVTLMLLSVPLVVFLKYHLLSFLEAWFADANIPFFDKVTGEPETGIGPGPDESISSEPKSDELESGGFESGKSEQDESKSGELEPEISETG
- a CDS encoding alpha/beta hydrolase family protein — encoded protein: MSEEETGNIEDIEGLWLGTLQVQAGMELRLLFNISTMSDGSVNATMDSLDQEVSGIPVESVNYKDRNLRLGVKSVGGVFEGKLKGDGKTLEGEWKQLGSTFPLVLSRIEEKPDTRRAQDPVKPYPYDEEEVFYENTEAGVTLAGTLTLPRSEEPFPAVILITGSGAQNRDEEIMGHRPFLVLSDYLTRRGIAVLRIDDRGVGGSTGSFSQATTEDFAGDVLAGIEYLKSREEIDPSRIGLIGHSEGGLIAPIVAVKSPDVAFIVLMAGPGIPGEEILYLQSDLISRVEGVDNETIARNYAFMKSVYSVAKEEQNDTIAAEKLRKLIMDEVANMSEEEKQKSGYSEANLDVRVNAQVQTLISPWMRFFLTYDPKPTLMQVKCPVLAINGEKDLQVPPEENLKAIEEALKAGGNEDYTVKELPGLNHLFQTAQTGSPSEYATIEETISPTALEVIGDWISEHTQEK